One region of Quercus lobata isolate SW786 chromosome 2, ValleyOak3.0 Primary Assembly, whole genome shotgun sequence genomic DNA includes:
- the LOC115968577 gene encoding uncharacterized protein LOC115968577: MAGDSSKRNQNLYCHYHQDHGHTTEDCRNLWNHLDQLVREGKLRHLLHPSSGHLGQAVQEPQKDVSLRPPMGMIHVILVAPGRIGFFPSRVMSVARLSAEDGERESKRSKKGKSLVLGFSDEDKIGTIQPHDDALVVTLRIGGFDVKKVLVDLSSAMEVMYPDLYKGLNLKLEDLTAYDSPLVSFERKTVIPKGQIRILM; encoded by the coding sequence ATGGCCGGAGACTCCTCAAAGCGCAACCAGAACCTGTATTGTCATTACCACCAAGACCACGGGCATACCACCGAGGATTGTAGGAATCTATGGAACCACCTGGATCAGTTAGTCCGAGAAGGAAAATTGCGCCACCTCTTACACCCTTCTAGCGGTCATTTGGGCCAGGCAGTTCAAGAGCCCCAGAAAGACGTATCTTTGAGACCTCCCATGGGGATGATACACGTCATCCTCGTCGCTCCGGGGAGGATTGGCTTTTTTCCCTCCAGGGTGATGTCTGTGGCTCGACTCTCCGCCGAGGATGGTGAGAGGGAgtccaaaagatctaaaaaggGGAAGTCACTTGTGCTgggattctcggacgaggataagatTGGAACTATCCAACCTCATGACGATGCTTTGGTAGTCACACTAAGGATTGGAGGGTTCGACGTGAAGAAAGTACTGGTAGACCTGAGCAGTGCTATGGAAGTGATGTACCCTGATctgtacaaggggctgaacctaaAGCTCGAGGACTTAACGGCTTATGACTCTCCTCTTGTAAGTTTTGAAAGGAAGACTGTCATACCAAAAGGGCAGATCAGAATTCTCATGTAG